The following are from one region of the Salvia hispanica cultivar TCC Black 2014 chromosome 1, UniMelb_Shisp_WGS_1.0, whole genome shotgun sequence genome:
- the LOC125198637 gene encoding (-)-isopiperitenone reductase-like — MIQTYEAAEEVMQTNYYGVKRVTEAFIPLLQLSASPTIVNVSSMFGHLRLLRNERAKAVLSNEVGLTEESVDAVVREFLKDFKEGRLEESKWPSHGAAYKVSKAALNGYTKVLAKKHADFVINSLCPGFARTDITSNLGAISAEEAGGRVVKVALLPRGGPTGGYFIDKDLYGIGTC, encoded by the coding sequence ATGATCCAGACATACGAGGCTGCAGAAGAGGTCATGCAGACAAACTACTACGGTGTAAAGAGAGTGACAGAAGCCTTCATTCCTCTCCTCCAACTATCTGCTTCACCAACTATCGTCAATGTCTCCTCCATGTTCGGCCATCTTCGCCTCTTGCGAAACGAGCGCGCAAAAGCTGTGCTTAGCAATGAGGTGGGCCTGACCGAAGAGAGCGTAGATGCGGTGGTGCGAGAATTCCTCAAAGACTTCAAAGAGGGGAGATTGGAGGAGAGCAAGTGGCCGAGTCATGGTGCGGCCTATAAAGTGTCTAAAGCGGCTTTGAATGGATACACAAAAGTGTTGGCTAAGAAGCACGCTGATTTCGTCATCAACAGCCTCTGCCCTGGCTTTGCGAGAACGGATATTACTAGCAATCTCGGCGCCATCAGCGCCGAGGAGGCCGGTGGGAGGGTGGTTAAGGTGGCGCTGCTGCCTCGTGGAGGGCCGACGGGGGGATACTTTATTGACAAGGATTTGTATGGTATTGGTACTTGCTGA
- the LOC125222284 gene encoding (-)-isopiperitenone reductase-like: protein MADAGVRYALVTGGNKGIGLEICKQLASKGIKVILTSRDEKRGLEALQILNHSGLSHHVDFLQLNVVDAASIAAAVQFFTTKYGRLDILVNNAGVLGLEGDVSIPQEVVEATVVAVVANSEVETPPLQLKTKGTTIQTYEAGEKCIHTNYYGVKRVTEAFIPLLQLSDSPTIVNVSSMGGHLTHLRNERAKAVLSNEAGLTEESVDGVVQEFLIDFKEGRLEKNKWLNHATAYQVSKAALNAYTKVLAKRHTDFIINSLCPGFARTDMNGNLGAISAEEAAQKVVRVALLPRGGPSGAFFYDKDAYGVAT, encoded by the exons ATGGCGGATGCAGGTGTCAGGTATGCATTAGTCACCGGTGGGAACAAAGGAATCGGTTTGGAGATCTGTAAGCAGTTAGCTTCCAAAGGAATTAAGGTGATTTTAACTTCAAGAGATGAGAAGAGAGGCCTTGAAGCACTGCAAATCCTCAACCACTCTGGCCTCTCTCATCATGTGGATTTTCTTCAACTCAATGTCGTCGATGCTGCAAGCATCGCTGCTGCAGTCCAATTCTTCACCACAAAATATGGGAGGCTTGACATTCTG GTGAACAATGCAGGCGTATTAGGACTGGAGGGAGATGTTTCAATTCCTCAAGAGGTGGTAGAAGCAACTGTTGTTGCTGTCGTTGCTAACTCAGAGGTTGAGACGCCGCCGCTGCAGCTGAAAACGAAAGGAACTACGATCCAGACATATGAGGCTGGAGAAAAGTGCATTCACACAAACTACTACGGTGTAAAGAGAGTGACAGAAGCCTTCATTCCTCTCCTCCAACTATCTGATTCACCAACTATTGTCAATGTCTCCTCCATGGGAGGCCACCTTACCCACTTGCGGAACGAGCGTGCAAAAGCTGTATTGAGCAACGAAGCGGGCCTGACAGAGGAGAGCGTGGATGGGGTGGTGCAAGAATTCCTCATTGATTTCAAAGAGGGGAGACTGGAGAAGAACAAGTGGCTGAATCATGCTACGGCCTATCAAGTCTCTAAGGCAGCTTTGAATGCATACACAAAAGTGTTGGCTAAGAGGCACACTGATTTCATCATCAACAGCCTCTGCCCTGGCTTTGCAAGAACGGATATGAATGGCAATCTCGGCGCCATCAGCGCTGAGGAGGCTGCTCAGAAGGTGGTCAGGGTGGCACTGCTGCCTCGCGGAGGGCCGTCGGGGGCCTTCTTTTATGACAAGGATGCGTATGGTGTTGCTACTTGA